A genomic stretch from Malus domestica chromosome 15, GDT2T_hap1 includes:
- the LOC103431393 gene encoding peptidyl-prolyl cis-trans isomerase CYP28, chloroplastic, producing MGCSVTPPPGPPPLLSCHHRQNRNTIAHLTRRSLLLSTPLSLTLKPPPSSASPPPPPPPDTTITDRVFMDFSLCPTYFRPLSSPDPKPNLCPDSIPLGRLVLGLYGHLVPLTVANFKSMCTSSAYKGTLVHKLFPGQFFLAGHQGDKPGDVRRPSGLARNTETVDSKSFALTHSRPGLLSLNLSENDDEDDIKLDPEYRNVEFLITTGPGPCPDLDYKNIVFGSVLEGMDVVTAIASIPTYRPSEKIQQFNDFAEFLGDERAGNARALWNKPLKTIYISDCGELKVAKPSLSPSLP from the exons ATGGGCTGCTCCGTAACTCCACCACCAGGTCCACCACCCCTTCTCTCCTGCCACCACCGCCAAAACCGGAACACCATTGCCCACCTGACCCGACGCTCCCTCCTCCTCTCTACCCCTCTCTCCTTAACCCTCAAACCCCCACCCTCCTCCGCCTCCCCCCCTCCTCCCCCGCCGCCCGACACCACCATCACTGACCGCGTCTTCATGGACTTCAGCCTCTGCCCCACCTACTTCCGCCCATTGTCCTCGCCCGACCCGAAACCCAACCTCTGCCCCGACTCCATCCCCCTCGGCCGGCTCGTCCTCGGCCTCTACGGCCACCTCGTCCCCCTCACCGTCGCCAATTTCAAGTCCATGTGCACCTCCTCCGCCTACAAGGGCACTCTCGTCCACAAGCTTTTCCCGGGTCAATTCTTCCTCGCCGGCCACCAGGGCGACAAGCCCGGAGACGTCCGCCGACCCTCCGGCCTTGCCCGGAACACCGAGACCGTCGATTCAAAATCCTTCGCTCTCACCCACTCCCGCCCCGGCCTCCTCTCCCTCAACCTCTCCGAGAACGACGACGAGGACGACATCAAGCTGGACCCGGAATACCGAAATGTCGAATTCTTGATCACCACCGGACCCGGACCCTGCCCCGACCTCGATTACAAGAACATCGTCTTCGGCTCGGTGCTTGAAG GTATGGATGTTGTGACGGCCATAGCTTCCATACCAACGTACAGGCCCTCGGAGAAGATACAGCAATTCAACGATTTTGCAGAGTTTTTGGGGGACGAGAGAGCTGGGAATGCTCGGGCTCTGTGGAATAAGCCTCTCAAAACCATTTATATCAGTGATTGCGGTGAGCTCAAGGTGGCAAAACCTTCCCTTTCTCCTAGTCTTCCTTGA
- the LOC103400041 gene encoding homeobox protein knotted-1-like LET12 isoform X2, protein MAFHHHQQQTPHEMAFHSFAADQPTLSGAPTWLNNAAFRQQNTSFGGLHDAGRNDDLVMAPSGKSSNCSDRNRREISGYDGGEEEEGEDELECESARFKADIVEHPLYEQLVSAHVSCLRIATPVDQLPRIDEQLVQSQRVVDKYSGANGDVGVMDEKDLDLFMTNYVLLLCSFKEQLQQHVRVHAMEAVMACWELDQSLQSLTGVSTGEGTGATMSDDDDQVDSDINSYDGSLDGPDTMGFGPLVPTESERSLMERVRQELKHELKQGYKEKIVDIREEILRKRRAGKLPGDTTSVLKSWWQSHSKWPYPTEEDKARLVQETGLQLKQINNWFINQRKRNWHSNISSTSVLKSKRKR, encoded by the exons ATGGCGTTTCATCACCACCAGCAGCAGACCCCTCACGAAATGGCGTTCCACTCCTTCGCGGCGGATCAGCCGACGCTGTCCGGAGCTCCGACGTGGCTCAACAACGCCGCTTTCCGCCAGCAGAACACCAGCTTCGGCGGCCTCCATGACGCGGGGCGAAACGACGACTTGGTTATGGCGCCGTCTGGGAAGAGCAGCAACTGCAGCGATCGGAACCGGAGGGAGATAAGTGGCTACGACGGCGGagaagaggaggagggggaAGACGAACTGGAGTGCGAGAGCGCGAGGTTCAAGGCCGACATCGTGGAACATCCTCTGTACGAGCAGCTTGTGTCGGCGCACGTGTCGTGCTTGAGGATCGCGACGCCGGTCGATCAGCTGCCGAGGATCGACGAGCAGCTCGTGCAGTCTCAGCGCGTGGTCGACAAGTACTCGGGAGCCAATGGGGACGTTGGAGTCATGGATGAGAAAGACCTTGATTTGTTCATG ACGAATTATGTTCTATTGCTTTGTTCCTTCAAAGAACAACTGCAGCAACATGTCCGAGTTCACGCAATGGAAGCAGTGATGGCGTGTTGGGAGCTGGATCAGTCTCTGCAAAGCTTAACCg GTGTGTCCACGGGTGAAGGAACGGGTGCTACCATGTCCGATGATGATGACCAGGTGGATAGTGACATCAACTCCTATGATGGAAGTCTGGACGGGCCTGACACCATGGGATTTGGCCCTCTTGTTCCAACTGAAAGTGAGAGGTCCTTGATGGAGCGCGTAAGGCAGGAACTGAAGCATGAACTGAAACAG GGTTACAAGGAAAAGATTGTCGACATTAGAGAGGAAATTCTGCGCAAGAGAAGAGCGGGGAAACTGCCAGGCGACACAACTTCTGTCTTAAAATCTTGGTGGCAATCACATTCCAAGTGGCCTTACCCGACA GAGGAAGACAAAGCCAGATTGGTGCAGGAAACAGGCTTGCAATTGAAACAGATTAATAACTGGTTTATTAATcaaagaaaaaggaattggCACAGCAACATTTCGTCGACTTCCGTTCTTAAGAGCAAACGCAAGAG GTGA
- the LOC103400041 gene encoding homeobox protein knotted-1-like 13 isoform X1 translates to MAFHHHQQQTPHEMAFHSFAADQPTLSGAPTWLNNAAFRQQNTSFGGLHDAGRNDDLVMAPSGKSSNCSDRNRREISGYDGGEEEEGEDELECESARFKADIVEHPLYEQLVSAHVSCLRIATPVDQLPRIDEQLVQSQRVVDKYSGANGDVGVMDEKDLDLFMTNYVLLLCSFKEQLQQHVRVHAMEAVMACWELDQSLQSLTGVSTGEGTGATMSDDDDQVDSDINSYDGSLDGPDTMGFGPLVPTESERSLMERVRQELKHELKQGYKEKIVDIREEILRKRRAGKLPGDTTSVLKSWWQSHSKWPYPTEEDKARLVQETGLQLKQINNWFINQRKRNWHSNISSTSVLKSKRKSNAGDMNNQRLK, encoded by the exons ATGGCGTTTCATCACCACCAGCAGCAGACCCCTCACGAAATGGCGTTCCACTCCTTCGCGGCGGATCAGCCGACGCTGTCCGGAGCTCCGACGTGGCTCAACAACGCCGCTTTCCGCCAGCAGAACACCAGCTTCGGCGGCCTCCATGACGCGGGGCGAAACGACGACTTGGTTATGGCGCCGTCTGGGAAGAGCAGCAACTGCAGCGATCGGAACCGGAGGGAGATAAGTGGCTACGACGGCGGagaagaggaggagggggaAGACGAACTGGAGTGCGAGAGCGCGAGGTTCAAGGCCGACATCGTGGAACATCCTCTGTACGAGCAGCTTGTGTCGGCGCACGTGTCGTGCTTGAGGATCGCGACGCCGGTCGATCAGCTGCCGAGGATCGACGAGCAGCTCGTGCAGTCTCAGCGCGTGGTCGACAAGTACTCGGGAGCCAATGGGGACGTTGGAGTCATGGATGAGAAAGACCTTGATTTGTTCATG ACGAATTATGTTCTATTGCTTTGTTCCTTCAAAGAACAACTGCAGCAACATGTCCGAGTTCACGCAATGGAAGCAGTGATGGCGTGTTGGGAGCTGGATCAGTCTCTGCAAAGCTTAACCg GTGTGTCCACGGGTGAAGGAACGGGTGCTACCATGTCCGATGATGATGACCAGGTGGATAGTGACATCAACTCCTATGATGGAAGTCTGGACGGGCCTGACACCATGGGATTTGGCCCTCTTGTTCCAACTGAAAGTGAGAGGTCCTTGATGGAGCGCGTAAGGCAGGAACTGAAGCATGAACTGAAACAG GGTTACAAGGAAAAGATTGTCGACATTAGAGAGGAAATTCTGCGCAAGAGAAGAGCGGGGAAACTGCCAGGCGACACAACTTCTGTCTTAAAATCTTGGTGGCAATCACATTCCAAGTGGCCTTACCCGACA GAGGAAGACAAAGCCAGATTGGTGCAGGAAACAGGCTTGCAATTGAAACAGATTAATAACTGGTTTATTAATcaaagaaaaaggaattggCACAGCAACATTTCGTCGACTTCCGTTCTTAAGAGCAAACGCAAGAG TAATGCAGGTGACATGAACAACCAACGATTGAAGTAA
- the LOC103400042 gene encoding uncharacterized protein yields MDVSSSCCGFRGCFRFFGGAYRKSDDNVYEHLVLQEGIGRNKETTWWRKKLNEAKEYTEVLGGPKWKNFIRKIGGYCERQKNRLCRKEKNTAFPYDIHSYALNFDEGVGREGADAVLGFTARFAAPFSNEHGSMGGPVHGTDESAFVKSRYSH; encoded by the exons ATGgatgtttcttcttcttgttgcgGATTTCGTGGTTGTTTTAGGTTCTTCGGAGGCGCATATAGGAAAAGCGACGACAATGTTTACGAACACTTGGTGCTGCAAGAAGGCATAGGAAGAAACAAGGAGACGACATGGTGGAGGAAGAAGCTGAACGAGGCTAAGGAGTACACGGAGGTACTCGGCGGTCCCAAGTGGAAGAACTTCATCAGAAAGATTGGTGGATACTGCGAGAGGCAAAAGAATAGGTTATGTCGAAAAGAGAAGAATACAGCGTTTCCGTACGATATTCATAGTTATGCCCTCAATTTCGACGAAGGTGTGGGCAGAGAAGGAGCCGATGCTGTTCTTGGCTTCACAGCAAGGTTTGCAGCTCCTTTTTCCAACGAACATGGTTCCATGGGCGGACCCGTTCATGGAACCGATGAATCAGCTTTCGTCAAATCCAGAT ATTCACATTAA